The following coding sequences lie in one Desulfovibrio aminophilus DSM 12254 genomic window:
- the hemA gene encoding glutamyl-tRNA reductase: protein MDKKIILLGLNHRTAPVEVREQYALTNVEGFEEGLLRDCPVSECLALSTCNRVEILAVTDTDEDASGAVLSYWARVCGGDVGVLSPHVYAHEGLAAVEHVFRVAASLDSMIMGEPQILGQLKASYRKAVTKGAARVIVNRLLHKSFSVAKRVRTETAIASSAVSISFAAVELARKIFGDLAGKTAMLIGAGEMAELAATHLLTNGISRLLIANRTLARAKELAKTMRGEAVAFEDLFARLPEADIVISSTGSPTAIIHSRDMKAVLKARKHAAMFFIDIAVPRDIDPDVNSLDNVYLYDIDDLKEVVEGNLAQRREEAVKAQDIVVAETETFGRWLKSLDLQPTIVDLMGRAEDIGRRELARTLRRIGPVDEETRNALETLVLSVGHKLLHEPVVYLKRRAQEETAERFIDQARRMFNLDREDVPQDAHSDRKRPDADPEDEDGGEPVCHPQH from the coding sequence ATGGACAAGAAGATCATCCTGCTCGGGCTCAATCACCGTACCGCGCCGGTGGAGGTCCGCGAACAATACGCGCTGACGAACGTCGAGGGATTCGAGGAGGGGCTGCTCCGCGACTGCCCGGTGAGCGAGTGTCTGGCCCTGTCCACCTGCAACCGGGTGGAGATCCTGGCCGTCACCGACACGGACGAGGACGCCTCCGGGGCGGTCCTGTCCTACTGGGCCCGGGTCTGCGGCGGCGACGTGGGCGTGCTCTCCCCGCACGTCTACGCCCACGAGGGTCTGGCGGCCGTGGAGCACGTCTTCCGGGTCGCCGCGAGCCTGGACTCCATGATCATGGGCGAGCCCCAGATCCTGGGCCAGCTCAAGGCCTCCTACCGCAAGGCCGTGACCAAGGGCGCGGCCCGGGTCATCGTCAACCGCCTGCTGCACAAGTCCTTTTCCGTGGCCAAGCGGGTGCGCACCGAGACGGCCATAGCCTCCAGCGCGGTATCCATCAGCTTCGCGGCCGTGGAACTGGCCCGCAAGATCTTCGGCGATCTGGCGGGCAAGACGGCCATGCTCATCGGCGCGGGCGAGATGGCCGAACTGGCGGCCACGCATCTGCTGACCAACGGCATCTCCCGCCTGCTCATCGCCAACCGCACCCTGGCCCGGGCCAAGGAACTGGCCAAGACCATGCGCGGCGAGGCCGTGGCCTTCGAAGATCTGTTCGCCCGCCTGCCCGAGGCCGACATCGTCATCAGCTCCACGGGTTCGCCCACGGCCATCATCCACTCCCGGGACATGAAGGCCGTGCTCAAGGCCCGCAAGCACGCGGCCATGTTCTTCATCGACATCGCCGTGCCCCGGGACATCGATCCGGACGTGAACAGTCTGGACAACGTCTACCTCTACGACATCGACGATCTCAAGGAAGTGGTCGAGGGCAACCTGGCCCAGCGTCGGGAGGAGGCGGTCAAGGCCCAGGACATCGTGGTCGCCGAAACCGAGACCTTCGGCCGCTGGCTTAAGTCCCTGGACCTTCAGCCGACCATCGTGGACCTCATGGGCCGCGCCGAGGACATCGGCCGTCGTGAGCTGGCCCGGACCCTGCGCCGCATCGGCCCGGTGGACGAGGAGACGCGCAACGCACTGGAAACCCTGGTCCTCTCCGTGGGGCACAAGCTCCTGCACGAGCCGGTGGTCTACCTCAAGCGCCGGGCTCAGGAAGAGACCGCCGAGCGCTTCATCGACCAGGCGCGGCGAATGTTCAACCTGGACCGGGAAGACGTGCCGCAGGACGCCCACTCCGACCGCAAGAGGCCGGACGCGGATCCCGAAGACGAGGATGGCGGAGAACCGGTCTGCCACCCTCAACATTAG